One Novipirellula artificiosorum DNA segment encodes these proteins:
- a CDS encoding glycosyl hydrolase, which produces MTKYPLPLTQLLLFLVTSSPANGVDLEDEFKNPPDAARPGVYWYFMDGNLDREAMTKDLESMKEAGIGNLIFLEVNVGVPRGPVDFMSEPWQDLFVHAVREAERLEIDITLGSGPGWSGSGGPWNRPENSMQHLVYSETDVSGPSTLDQVLPIPKQRTGPFHKTLDDWFEDVVVLAIPKSAPVIDDLDRKALYLRNPFSIWRGGESQAYVDPPIANGKGSTDAIPINRVVNLTDQMDKDGRLKWQVLNGDWTILRMARRITGSSSRPAPESGLGLECDKFDATALDHHYANYCGKLIERINRQAPSIRESEHGLTTLHIDSWEMGSQNWTDHFAKEFQNVCGYDPTLYLPAYAGRAVASEAIAERFLWDMRQVSQELILRNHAGHLKKLARRDGLTLSIEPYDMNPASDLDLGAVADVPMCEFWALGFYDTTYSCVEATSIAHVLGKPIVAAEAFTGRTQYREHPWSMKSMTDWAFCMGINRLVYHTFAHKPLGDDFRPGMTMGPYGTHWDRGQTFWPMVGDYHQYVSRCSHLLRQGTGVADILYLTPEGVPHIFRPPHTALDGTDVLADGRGFRFDGCSPKMLIERAEVRGKRIAFRNDEGGYGTEYRIMVLPLIESMTPKLLAKIESLIADGATVIGLPPRRSPSLVGFPHCDEEVKSLATKIWGGLDAPETTTSIAYGKGTLVWGGTSTTPLPSLNQGERTEKPTQYPDYASTATILDSFGLAEDFASDHPVRFIHRRDSQRDIYFVANQTSETIHPTMKFRTLANAGKAPMRWDPLTGETRPLVFTSHEDHTTIELTFAPRQSFFIVFAKTGADLPVASKTNLIRSETLDEVSGPWNVAFNPKWGGPDDVVFDALQDWTERPEPGIRYYSGIATYRNSFNYDPANQPSEKIYLDLGTVHDIARVRLNGEDLGVVWCAPWRVDLSSAVSPGSNRLEIEVANRWRNRLIGDRLPENAKMRTVQWDSGLLGGEPYKTGRYTFSTLLGQLRAKEPEPSGLLGPVRLVQDRELDGR; this is translated from the coding sequence ATGACCAAATACCCATTGCCGCTCACCCAGCTGCTCCTTTTCCTTGTGACATCTTCCCCAGCCAATGGCGTGGATCTCGAGGACGAGTTCAAGAATCCGCCCGACGCGGCGCGGCCGGGGGTCTACTGGTATTTCATGGACGGAAATCTTGATCGCGAAGCGATGACCAAGGACCTCGAGTCAATGAAGGAAGCTGGAATCGGCAATTTGATCTTCCTCGAAGTCAACGTTGGCGTTCCGCGTGGGCCAGTCGATTTCATGAGCGAGCCGTGGCAAGACTTGTTTGTCCACGCCGTCCGTGAAGCCGAGCGTTTGGAAATCGACATCACGCTGGGCAGTGGTCCCGGTTGGAGTGGCAGCGGAGGTCCGTGGAATCGACCAGAAAACTCAATGCAACATCTTGTCTATAGCGAGACCGATGTCAGTGGCCCCAGCACGTTGGACCAGGTCTTGCCGATTCCCAAGCAGCGGACCGGTCCTTTTCATAAAACGCTCGATGACTGGTTCGAAGACGTTGTGGTTTTAGCGATCCCAAAGTCCGCGCCGGTCATTGATGACCTCGATCGCAAAGCGTTGTATTTGCGAAACCCCTTTTCGATTTGGCGAGGCGGCGAATCCCAAGCTTACGTGGATCCGCCGATCGCCAATGGCAAGGGATCAACGGATGCGATTCCGATCAACCGAGTCGTCAACCTGACGGACCAAATGGACAAGGACGGTCGGCTCAAATGGCAAGTTCTCAATGGCGATTGGACAATTTTGCGAATGGCTCGGCGGATCACCGGTTCAAGCTCGCGTCCAGCGCCCGAATCAGGGCTCGGGTTGGAGTGCGACAAGTTCGATGCCACCGCGCTCGACCATCACTACGCAAACTATTGCGGGAAATTGATTGAACGAATCAACCGGCAAGCACCCTCCATTCGGGAGTCGGAGCATGGGCTGACGACGCTTCACATCGATAGCTGGGAAATGGGATCACAGAATTGGACGGATCACTTTGCCAAGGAGTTTCAGAATGTTTGCGGTTACGACCCCACTCTCTACTTGCCCGCCTACGCAGGACGTGCCGTGGCCAGCGAAGCGATCGCCGAGCGTTTTCTATGGGACATGCGTCAAGTCTCGCAAGAACTGATTCTTCGCAACCATGCGGGACACCTGAAAAAGCTGGCACGCCGCGATGGGTTAACGCTTTCCATTGAACCTTACGATATGAACCCGGCAAGCGACCTGGATCTCGGCGCGGTTGCAGATGTTCCGATGTGCGAGTTTTGGGCACTCGGCTTCTACGATACGACGTACAGTTGCGTTGAAGCGACCTCGATTGCTCATGTCTTGGGAAAACCGATCGTCGCAGCAGAGGCCTTCACCGGCCGGACACAGTATCGCGAGCATCCTTGGTCGATGAAGTCGATGACCGACTGGGCGTTTTGCATGGGGATCAATCGACTGGTCTATCACACCTTTGCCCACAAACCACTTGGCGACGATTTTCGCCCCGGTATGACGATGGGGCCTTATGGAACGCACTGGGATCGTGGCCAGACCTTCTGGCCGATGGTGGGGGACTATCACCAGTACGTGTCGCGATGTTCCCATCTCCTTCGCCAAGGCACCGGCGTCGCGGACATTTTGTATCTGACGCCCGAGGGGGTTCCGCACATCTTCCGTCCACCCCATACAGCACTCGATGGGACCGACGTCTTGGCCGACGGACGCGGCTTTCGTTTTGACGGCTGCTCACCGAAGATGCTGATCGAACGAGCCGAAGTGCGCGGGAAACGAATCGCATTTCGTAATGACGAGGGGGGCTATGGAACGGAGTATCGCATCATGGTTTTGCCGCTGATCGAATCGATGACGCCGAAGTTGCTGGCCAAAATCGAATCGCTCATCGCCGATGGCGCGACGGTGATTGGCTTGCCACCGCGGCGCTCGCCGAGTCTGGTCGGCTTTCCCCACTGCGACGAAGAAGTCAAATCGCTGGCCACGAAGATTTGGGGTGGATTGGATGCACCGGAAACAACCACATCGATCGCCTATGGCAAGGGGACGCTGGTTTGGGGCGGCACGTCAACGACGCCGCTGCCAAGCTTGAATCAGGGCGAACGTACGGAGAAACCAACTCAATATCCCGACTATGCTTCCACGGCCACGATTCTGGACTCGTTCGGTTTGGCCGAAGATTTTGCATCGGATCATCCGGTGCGTTTTATCCATCGGCGTGATTCGCAGCGTGACATCTACTTCGTTGCCAATCAAACGAGCGAGACGATTCATCCGACGATGAAGTTTCGCACCCTCGCGAATGCCGGAAAGGCACCGATGCGGTGGGATCCGCTAACCGGCGAAACGCGACCGTTGGTGTTCACTTCCCATGAGGATCACACGACGATCGAGCTAACCTTTGCACCACGCCAAAGTTTCTTTATCGTCTTTGCGAAGACCGGGGCGGACTTACCCGTTGCATCCAAAACGAATCTGATCCGTAGCGAAACTCTCGATGAAGTTTCCGGTCCTTGGAACGTGGCGTTCAATCCCAAGTGGGGCGGTCCAGACGACGTCGTGTTTGATGCGCTTCAAGATTGGACGGAGCGTCCCGAACCCGGCATCCGATATTACTCGGGCATCGCAACGTATCGAAACTCGTTCAACTATGATCCTGCGAATCAGCCGTCTGAGAAAATCTATCTCGACTTGGGCACCGTCCATGACATCGCCCGGGTGCGACTCAACGGCGAAGACTTGGGCGTTGTTTGGTGTGCCCCTTGGCGAGTTGATCTGTCCTCGGCGGTTTCGCCGGGCAGCAACCGATTAGAAATCGAGGTGGCCAATCGCTGGCGAAACCGTTTGATCGGCGACAGATTACCCGAAAATGCAAAGATGCGGACGGTGCAGTGGGATTCGGGTCTTCTCGGAGGTGAACCGTACAAGACTGGCCGCTACACCTTCTCAACCTTGCTTGGCCAGTTGCGTGCAAAGGAACCTGAGCCCTCCGGACTTTTGGGGCCAGTCCGTTTGGTACAAGACCGGGAACTTGACGGTAGGTAA
- a CDS encoding glycosyl hydrolase produces MRIVLASISLVAFCLICSAVTADEWEAGFRSPPHSAGIRAFWWWLNSNVTKEAISRDLEEMKAKGFGGALIFDADGSDQRGNRKVPAGPVFASPEWTELFVHACQEAKRLDLELSLNIQSGWNLGGPNVTAEEATQTLVWSKTEVVGPVAFEKTLSAPKSRVFYEDVAVIAIPIPDMQTGTSTAASAQRGCVLLASSSQQNRPVEFAMDRDPATFWVSDKGPDLDNPQWLLLTLSEPTEISALLLQGRPGYGPRECTIEVSLDNRTFRTIQDASLQDGEALNLSFEPQQAKFVRLLFTSSYDVNPVRGKPRNVQVSEISLAGIGIPSPPAFRPIKDLNLKDATRELGGSAPDCRFLLETDPALDGEVAVRSSEIRNLSAKMDDEGVLRWDVPKGHWVILRIGHTDTGAHVSTQSNGWAGRVLDYMNPDSLDAYWTRNLEQVFRAIGPLAGTTLRYVHTDSWEGGGMNWTRGFDQTFQRNRGYDPLPWLAVLAGYVVDSREDSNAFLADFRKTIGDRVAEHYAHLAERARDHGMATHPECSGPHAGPLDGMKNYGRSELMMSEFWSPSPHRPKATNRFFVKQASSAAHTYGKQLVGAEGFTTIGPHWNDSPSAHMKPSFDHEFCAGLNLLFTHTFTCSPKEMGIPGQEYFAGTHFNPQVTWWDDAPTVIDYFRRCQYLAQQADFVADVVYYYGDHIPNIATLKESDPAGALPGYDYDVISEESLLSSLTVEKGRLKLPSGMEYRVLVLPDHRVLSLGAITKVDELVRGGATVLGPKPVRAVSLEGGADGKQRYEKLADGLWGTTDPIDDSKGSRRVGTGRVVWGMPARDLLTADGIAEDVDFLDESSASAIHWIHYQIGDADVYFLSEANGEAVRADVLFRCDGRVPELWDAVDGSVQDARTFKFVDGRTHVPLQFDAYGSIFVVFRKASSGDRSLGPNFPIYRTTQSISGPWDVTFDAKWGGPKKPVRFEKLMSWTEHRDPGIKFYSGKAVYRTTFHMQSNSTGAPFAIELGQIKDIGIARVKLNGTDLGVVWRPPFRLDISKAAKSGNNELEIEVVNSWRNRLIGDQALPEDQRLTKTNVSVTPQWQLEPSGLLGPVHLQTIETP; encoded by the coding sequence ATGCGAATCGTTCTTGCATCGATCTCTCTCGTAGCGTTTTGTTTGATTTGTTCCGCCGTAACGGCGGACGAGTGGGAGGCGGGGTTTCGAAGTCCGCCGCACAGCGCGGGGATCCGCGCCTTCTGGTGGTGGCTCAACAGCAATGTCACGAAGGAGGCCATTTCCCGTGACTTGGAGGAAATGAAAGCCAAGGGTTTCGGCGGAGCGTTGATTTTCGACGCCGACGGCAGCGATCAACGCGGGAATCGCAAAGTCCCCGCCGGTCCGGTGTTTGCATCTCCCGAATGGACGGAGCTGTTTGTGCACGCTTGCCAAGAGGCAAAGCGTTTGGATCTTGAACTGAGCCTGAATATCCAAAGCGGCTGGAATCTGGGTGGACCGAACGTGACGGCGGAAGAGGCGACACAAACGCTCGTTTGGTCAAAGACCGAGGTTGTGGGGCCGGTGGCTTTTGAAAAGACGCTATCAGCTCCCAAATCGCGAGTGTTCTACGAGGACGTGGCCGTGATTGCGATTCCCATTCCAGACATGCAAACAGGCACATCGACAGCCGCAAGTGCGCAAAGAGGGTGCGTGCTCCTGGCCAGCTCATCGCAGCAAAATAGGCCTGTGGAATTCGCGATGGATCGGGATCCCGCGACCTTTTGGGTATCGGACAAGGGGCCTGACCTTGACAACCCCCAATGGCTGCTGCTGACGTTGTCCGAGCCGACAGAAATCTCGGCGTTGCTGTTGCAGGGTCGCCCGGGATATGGGCCGCGCGAATGCACGATCGAAGTCTCCTTGGACAATCGAACGTTTCGCACGATCCAAGATGCCTCGCTGCAGGACGGCGAAGCACTCAATCTGAGCTTTGAACCGCAGCAGGCAAAGTTTGTCAGGCTTCTCTTCACAAGTTCGTACGATGTCAACCCCGTCCGAGGCAAACCCCGCAATGTCCAGGTTTCAGAGATCTCGCTCGCTGGGATTGGAATCCCATCCCCGCCAGCCTTTCGTCCGATAAAAGACCTGAACCTCAAGGATGCTACACGGGAACTCGGCGGCTCGGCGCCCGATTGCCGCTTCCTGCTAGAGACGGATCCCGCGCTGGATGGTGAAGTCGCGGTAAGAAGCAGCGAGATTCGCAACCTCTCCGCAAAGATGGACGACGAGGGAGTGCTTCGATGGGACGTTCCCAAGGGGCATTGGGTGATCTTGCGGATCGGACACACCGACACCGGCGCGCATGTTTCGACTCAGAGCAACGGATGGGCCGGCCGCGTGCTGGACTACATGAACCCGGATTCGCTTGACGCCTATTGGACTCGGAATCTTGAGCAGGTGTTTCGGGCGATCGGCCCTCTCGCTGGCACGACGCTGCGCTACGTCCACACTGACAGCTGGGAAGGCGGCGGAATGAACTGGACGCGGGGTTTTGATCAGACGTTTCAGCGCAATCGCGGCTATGACCCACTTCCCTGGCTGGCGGTTCTTGCGGGATACGTCGTCGATAGCCGTGAAGACTCGAACGCCTTCCTCGCCGATTTTCGCAAGACCATCGGTGACCGAGTCGCGGAGCATTACGCTCACTTGGCCGAACGGGCACGCGACCATGGGATGGCGACGCATCCCGAGTGTTCTGGCCCGCATGCAGGACCACTGGACGGAATGAAGAACTATGGCCGTAGCGAGCTGATGATGAGCGAGTTCTGGTCACCGTCACCGCATCGCCCCAAAGCGACCAATCGATTTTTCGTCAAGCAAGCCTCATCCGCCGCACACACCTATGGCAAACAACTCGTTGGCGCGGAAGGCTTCACCACGATCGGCCCACACTGGAACGACTCGCCATCGGCACACATGAAGCCGAGCTTTGATCACGAGTTTTGTGCGGGTTTGAATCTACTGTTCACCCACACCTTCACCTGCTCGCCAAAAGAGATGGGGATCCCCGGCCAGGAGTACTTCGCAGGTACCCATTTCAATCCTCAGGTGACTTGGTGGGACGATGCACCGACGGTGATTGACTATTTTAGGCGTTGTCAGTACTTGGCCCAGCAAGCTGACTTCGTAGCCGATGTGGTTTACTACTACGGTGATCACATCCCGAACATTGCGACGTTGAAAGAATCGGATCCGGCCGGCGCGCTGCCCGGCTATGATTATGATGTCATCAGCGAGGAATCCTTGTTGTCGAGCTTGACGGTCGAGAAGGGACGGCTCAAGCTTCCATCGGGCATGGAGTATCGCGTACTGGTTCTGCCCGACCATCGCGTTTTGTCGCTGGGCGCAATCACCAAGGTGGACGAGTTGGTTCGCGGCGGGGCCACGGTCCTTGGGCCCAAGCCGGTGCGTGCCGTAAGCCTTGAAGGGGGCGCGGATGGCAAGCAGCGCTACGAGAAGCTCGCGGACGGACTCTGGGGGACGACGGACCCAATCGACGACTCGAAAGGCAGTCGCAGGGTTGGCACCGGGCGCGTGGTCTGGGGGATGCCGGCTCGCGATTTGCTAACAGCGGATGGCATCGCTGAAGACGTCGATTTTCTAGATGAAAGTTCTGCGTCCGCAATCCATTGGATCCATTACCAAATCGGCGATGCAGATGTTTATTTTCTGTCCGAAGCAAATGGCGAGGCTGTCCGCGCGGATGTGCTGTTCCGTTGCGATGGCCGAGTTCCCGAACTCTGGGACGCGGTCGATGGATCGGTACAAGACGCCCGTACCTTCAAGTTCGTCGATGGGCGCACCCACGTGCCTTTGCAGTTCGATGCCTACGGCAGCATCTTCGTCGTCTTCCGAAAGGCATCCTCGGGTGACCGAAGTTTGGGTCCGAACTTCCCGATCTACAGGACGACGCAATCGATTTCGGGTCCGTGGGACGTCACGTTCGATGCAAAATGGGGTGGTCCAAAGAAGCCCGTCCGCTTCGAGAAGCTGATGAGTTGGACCGAGCATCGCGACCCAGGGATCAAGTTCTACTCTGGCAAGGCGGTGTACCGGACGACTTTCCATATGCAGAGCAATTCGACGGGCGCACCGTTCGCCATCGAGCTCGGTCAGATCAAGGATATCGGCATCGCCAGGGTGAAGCTGAACGGAACCGATCTCGGCGTGGTTTGGCGACCACCCTTCCGGCTGGACATATCCAAGGCCGCGAAGTCCGGCAATAATGAATTGGAAATCGAGGTGGTCAACTCGTGGCGCAACCGCTTGATTGGCGATCAAGCATTGCCCGAGGACCAACGCCTGACGAAGACCAATGTCAGCGTCACACCACAGTGGCAGTTGGAGCCCTCGGGGCTTCTGGGTCCCGTTCATCTTCAAACCATCGAAACACCATAA
- a CDS encoding sulfatase family protein: protein MTRKYSSRLTAAWILVLAAAFTHAADDPIGKPNVIFLMDDQHRWDTLGRVNSIVKTPNLDALAQSGVFYDQAVCQAPMCIPSRNSMMLGLYPNQTGVLRNGRGIPDGQLPSQPLPELFRDAGYQTAGFGKTHWGVTCSTRGFETRYIGECLEKDAVMMIDDAPDAKKRYDSESHTMGAGEENNLGYLGFTSQLPELEHRDGWVTGKCLDFIDSKLDPERPLFLYLSFLKPHAGHNVPAGYEKQYRLDQVEYAKQPPWTEDRSPHAAGVNRRDLYVDYWGKATDEQWRLMTMRYRANCTWIDDMFGRVLRELERKGVLDNALIVYCSDHGEMLGERFYRFNKYCLYESSVRVPLILSGSAIPEELQGKTDHRPAELVDLYPTVLGAAGITIPQQAVGMNLLGKERRPASFSSLHERGNEAAFMWRTADYKLILRMKRRADDNACMYTAADIIGGEFYNLAEDPQEWYDLYPDLAASRNPRETMTRELLKFLKSQRTITRP from the coding sequence ATGACCCGAAAATACTCATCCAGATTGACCGCCGCGTGGATTCTTGTTCTTGCCGCGGCCTTCACACATGCAGCGGATGACCCGATCGGCAAGCCCAATGTCATTTTCTTGATGGACGACCAGCACCGTTGGGACACATTGGGAAGAGTGAACTCGATCGTCAAGACGCCCAACCTAGACGCCCTCGCCCAATCGGGCGTTTTTTACGATCAAGCCGTCTGCCAAGCGCCCATGTGTATCCCTAGTCGCAACTCGATGATGCTGGGGTTGTATCCCAACCAAACAGGCGTTCTTCGCAACGGGCGCGGTATACCGGACGGGCAACTGCCCTCGCAGCCCCTACCCGAATTGTTCCGAGATGCCGGATATCAGACCGCCGGTTTCGGCAAGACACATTGGGGAGTGACCTGTTCCACTCGTGGTTTCGAAACCCGCTACATCGGCGAGTGTCTGGAAAAAGACGCTGTCATGATGATCGATGACGCTCCGGACGCAAAAAAGCGATACGATTCCGAAAGCCACACGATGGGCGCAGGCGAGGAGAACAATCTTGGGTACCTCGGGTTCACCAGCCAGCTGCCGGAGCTGGAACATCGTGATGGCTGGGTAACGGGCAAATGTTTGGACTTCATCGACAGCAAACTCGACCCTGAGCGTCCTTTGTTTCTCTACCTGTCTTTCCTCAAGCCACACGCGGGTCACAACGTCCCCGCCGGATATGAGAAGCAATACCGCTTAGATCAAGTCGAATACGCCAAACAGCCGCCATGGACGGAAGACCGCTCTCCCCATGCCGCCGGTGTCAACCGACGCGATCTGTACGTTGACTATTGGGGGAAAGCGACCGATGAGCAGTGGCGGTTGATGACCATGCGTTACCGAGCCAACTGCACGTGGATCGACGATATGTTCGGAAGGGTGTTGAGGGAGCTGGAGCGAAAAGGTGTCCTTGACAACGCCCTGATTGTCTACTGCTCCGATCATGGCGAAATGCTCGGCGAACGCTTCTATCGGTTCAACAAGTACTGCCTCTATGAGTCCAGCGTTCGCGTACCACTGATCCTGTCGGGCTCCGCGATTCCCGAGGAACTGCAAGGCAAGACCGACCATCGTCCGGCCGAGCTGGTCGACCTCTACCCCACTGTACTTGGCGCTGCGGGCATCACGATTCCGCAGCAGGCGGTTGGGATGAACCTGTTGGGCAAGGAGAGAAGGCCTGCGTCATTCTCCTCGTTGCACGAGCGCGGCAACGAGGCCGCTTTCATGTGGCGAACCGCTGACTACAAACTCATCCTTCGAATGAAACGCAGGGCAGACGACAATGCGTGCATGTATACGGCTGCCGATATCATCGGCGGCGAGTTCTACAACTTGGCCGAAGACCCTCAGGAGTGGTACGATCTGTATCCAGACCTTGCGGCGTCGCGGAACCCTCGCGAAACCATGACAAGGGAATTGCTGAAGTTTCTCAAGTCTCAACGCACAATCACTCGTCCTTAA
- a CDS encoding glycosyl hydrolase, which yields MRPLQFFILILSLLGTMLRGSAEEPGRLERDFKDPPVTLKSIPLWHMNGELTTKEIVSQLESSRNVSGFGGVAVLPVRHTKPEYLTNDYFARYGDILETSKRLGMSVVFYDDIGFPSGSAGGRMKEQFPKDVSYRLEKKEWDVEGPCDWTQPIPEGTFMGGVALNLDSWQRLDLIDAASDGRISWQVPAGEWKLMIFTCVNAGDRVDYLNPDSVDRFLSLTYDQYYKRFPNHFGSTITMSFFDDISIRRWGGTEWTPRFNERFEKRYGYNPVTLYPALWHDIGPDTASARIALHDFRADLLAEGYPRQVNEWCSAHRIRSTGHAAGQYHPQPSFLTGDQIKFYRHCDIPMIDSIHYYGHGRPGFKLTSSASYSYDRPLTAVEIYGNYKAFDKQTLYRSGMELFARGANFFLPHGMWYDSETVRIPPLISHFSDEIGPELGPYNDWSARSSLLLRGGRHVSDIGVLYPVATMQAYAQFGKEEQKHPGLRKPETTDFNRLSDLLTGDIRRDFTFLHPHILDEKCRVDGATLHLENKINFEQYSVLIIPAVNVIHWSNLEKIRKFYEAGGVVIGTTELPTQSAESGHDDDVRETIAAIFSTASANEHGYAKRTNEAGGTSYFVPSLDKHGSALAAALQDAMPVADVRFGQDAPQLEHLPQSGSQPPANKKHTGMLSYIHKIKDDHNLYYFANSTDGPIELDVVLRGQLSLQSWNPHDGHITDVDHATVIDHGVACTKVRLKMKPVQSVFFVEKR from the coding sequence ATGAGGCCATTGCAATTTTTCATTTTGATCCTTTCACTCCTGGGGACGATGCTCCGTGGTTCTGCTGAGGAACCTGGCCGTTTGGAAAGGGATTTCAAGGATCCACCTGTGACGCTCAAGAGCATTCCTTTGTGGCATATGAACGGCGAACTCACCACAAAGGAGATCGTTTCTCAACTGGAGTCGTCTCGAAACGTCAGTGGATTCGGTGGCGTTGCAGTGTTGCCGGTTAGGCATACCAAACCGGAGTACTTGACGAACGATTATTTTGCTCGTTACGGAGACATTCTCGAAACCAGCAAGAGGCTTGGAATGAGTGTTGTCTTCTATGACGACATCGGCTTCCCTAGTGGTTCGGCGGGCGGTCGGATGAAGGAGCAATTCCCAAAGGATGTGTCCTATCGTCTGGAAAAGAAAGAGTGGGACGTCGAAGGACCATGCGATTGGACTCAGCCGATCCCTGAAGGCACTTTCATGGGCGGCGTGGCGCTGAATCTTGATTCTTGGCAGAGACTGGATCTCATCGATGCGGCGAGCGACGGGAGGATTTCTTGGCAAGTTCCCGCAGGGGAATGGAAGTTGATGATCTTCACCTGTGTCAACGCTGGCGATCGAGTGGATTACCTCAACCCCGACTCCGTCGACCGATTTCTCTCACTGACCTACGACCAGTATTACAAGCGTTTCCCGAACCACTTTGGTTCGACCATCACGATGAGTTTTTTTGATGATATCAGTATTCGTCGTTGGGGAGGAACCGAGTGGACGCCTCGATTTAACGAGCGGTTCGAAAAGCGGTATGGGTACAATCCCGTCACTTTGTATCCTGCGTTGTGGCATGACATTGGGCCGGATACCGCGTCGGCCCGTATCGCACTTCACGATTTCCGAGCGGACCTTTTAGCCGAAGGCTATCCGCGGCAAGTCAACGAGTGGTGTTCGGCGCATCGTATTCGTAGCACCGGTCACGCGGCGGGGCAGTACCATCCTCAACCTTCCTTTTTGACGGGCGATCAGATTAAGTTCTATCGCCACTGCGATATCCCAATGATCGATTCGATCCACTACTACGGACATGGTCGACCAGGATTCAAGCTGACCAGTTCCGCCTCGTACAGCTATGATCGCCCGCTGACAGCGGTTGAGATTTACGGAAACTACAAAGCTTTCGATAAGCAAACGCTCTATCGTTCTGGGATGGAACTGTTTGCACGCGGAGCCAATTTCTTTTTGCCGCACGGCATGTGGTACGATTCGGAAACGGTTCGAATTCCTCCGCTGATCTCGCACTTTTCCGACGAAATCGGCCCAGAGCTTGGCCCCTACAACGATTGGTCGGCACGCTCAAGTTTACTGCTGCGCGGGGGGCGTCATGTTTCCGACATCGGAGTGCTGTACCCCGTGGCGACCATGCAGGCGTACGCACAGTTTGGAAAAGAGGAGCAAAAGCATCCTGGGTTGCGGAAGCCTGAGACTACGGATTTCAACCGGCTGAGCGATCTGCTGACCGGCGATATTCGACGTGACTTTACGTTTCTTCATCCACACATTCTGGACGAGAAATGCCGAGTCGATGGTGCAACGCTGCATTTGGAGAACAAGATTAATTTTGAGCAGTACTCTGTCCTGATCATTCCTGCCGTGAACGTGATCCATTGGAGCAATCTTGAGAAAATCCGAAAGTTCTATGAAGCAGGCGGAGTGGTGATTGGCACCACTGAGTTACCAACGCAGTCGGCCGAGTCAGGTCACGATGATGATGTTCGAGAAACAATTGCAGCGATTTTCTCCACTGCGTCAGCGAATGAACACGGCTATGCCAAGAGAACGAACGAGGCGGGAGGAACTTCCTACTTTGTCCCTTCGCTCGACAAACACGGATCGGCCTTGGCAGCCGCCTTGCAAGATGCGATGCCGGTCGCGGATGTTCGCTTTGGCCAAGATGCGCCACAACTGGAGCATTTACCCCAGAGCGGCAGCCAGCCTCCCGCGAATAAGAAGCATACCGGCATGCTCTCCTACATTCACAAGATCAAGGACGACCACAATCTCTACTACTTCGCAAATTCGACGGATGGTCCTATCGAGTTGGATGTCGTTTTACGCGGGCAATTAAGCTTGCAATCTTGGAATCCCCACGACGGTCACATCACGGATGTCGATCATGCGACGGTGATTGACCATGGCGTAGCTTGCACGAAGGTGCGTTTGAAAATGAAACCGGTTCAATCCGTGTTCTTTGTCGAGAAGAGGTGA